CTCTTTCATCGATCGCTCCCACGGCGACTAAAGCGAAAGCGTGTGACGTCAATCGGAATATTAGCGGGGGCCATACTTCACCGGACGAGCTCAATGGCTTTTCCGCGAGCTACGAGACGAGTGTAAACAAACTCATATTGAGAGGTCGTCTCAGAAACACAATTAAAAATATCTCGGAACTAATAATAACCCGAGCTCGGAGTAATCTCTGTTTTTATGACACTTAATTTTCTCACGCTGATCGATAGATCGATCGATGGACCGGTCACTCACCGATTACTCCGAATTGATTTCGTGGCGGGAACATTGCGAGTGCTTGGATGTATGCGTCAggcactgccgtgatagcgaagagggcagtaagtgcaaaaatgaagttttgagaaaacgggctcgaANNNNNNNNNNNNNNNNNNNNNNNNNNNNNNNNNNNNNNNNNNNNNNNNNNNNNNNNNNNNNNNNNNNNNNNNNNNNNNNNNNNNNNNNNNNNNNNNNNNNNNNNNNNNNNNNNNNNNNNNNNNNNNNNNNNNNNNNNNNNNNNNNNNNNNNNNNNNNNNNNNNNNNNNNNNNNNNNNNNNNNNNNNNNNNNNNNNNNNNNNNNNNNNNNNNNNNNNNNNNNNNNNNNNNNNNNNNNNNNNNNNNNNNNNNNNNNNNNNNNNNNNNNNNNNNNNNNNNNNNNNNNNNNNNNNNNNNNNNNNNNNNNNNNNNNNNNNNNNNNNNNNNNNNNNNNNNNNNNNNNNNNNNNNNNNNNNNNNNNNNNNNNNNNNNNNNNNNNNNNNNNNNNNNNNNNNNNNNNNNNNNNNNNNNNNNNNNNNNNNNNNNNNNNNNNNNNNNNNNNNNNNNNNNNNNNNNNNNNNNNNNNNNNNNNNNNNNNNNNNNNNNNNNNNNNNNNNNNNNNGAAGGACATCCTACAAGGGGCTTTCGAGGACTGCTTTCAGAAATGATAGATCTTGCTAGGACAAGTGATTCAAACACTGGGGGAAAGTTTGAAACAGCCCAAGTGCATTTAAAAACCACCATTACATCAATTTTCCATTAACTTTTTGAACCAACCTCATAAATGCGCTGTTCTGATGTCTAGAGTTAGGTCAGGAGTTTTACTGCTCGAGATAGAATACTTTTCAACTTACTTGAGAAATGTTGTATTTCATATGTTCAGGACTTTGAAGGTTCTCTCCTTTCCACTCATTATCAGTTTCTTCTGAGTCATCGAATTGGGATTTCCACTGAGAGGCTAAGGTTAGACCTATGGACATAAGTTCAGTATGAGTAAAACACCTAAAGATAAGAGTAAGATCATGGTAACAACTGAAGGAGCTCCTATTAACTAAAAAGataaattaacaaaattatGTATCTTTACTGCGCAACTTAAGGATTATATGACAATGCAGTTTACTCGCTCtcgttttgaaaaatccaaaaaatccaAAGATGTTCACAGTTTAATTTCTTATTATTCCTAATGCTATAGGCCAACAGTTACAGGCATGATGAAGAGTTTCTGACACTAGAGGGTAGGAAAAAAGATAAATTAGAGATGGTAACATCCATGAATAggcaatttaaaaagaaatgggttagcaaaaaaatagaaaaggcaGTGTTGTTTCTTTAGCTCTACAATGGGAATAGATCATTCGTGCAAGCGCAGATCATCTACCCCTCGAGAGACCCATCAATACGTGTTCAATCAATtggcttgaaaataaaaatatagatTAGACCACTTGTGCCAAACTTGTTTAGATGCGACAGATTAAAATACAGTTAGGCCTCAATTATCCAACATAGTCAAACTTGAGTTTTTGGCCAAGAGCAAGTTCGCTGACTCGACAAAAACAGGTTTTTTTGGACAAGAATAGAACATATATGTGGTACTCCTTCCCATCCATTCATTGactatattttattaaaatgacagaaaaattgGCCAAGCTTAGGCTTTTAGGTTAAAGACAGAGCCTGAAATGAGATTTATTCAGCTTTTTTTTAGTGGTTTCGAACAATTTGACTTTTACAATATGCAACACAGCTCTCGCCACAAATTGTCGGGTAATCAGGGTATTACTATAAGTCAAGGTGTATggtaaaaattattgtaaacTGAGCATGGAAAGTTACGCATCTCTCAACAATAAACAAGAGAAAATTAACTAGTTTCGATTGAGAATAAAACATAACTTACCGCCACCTCCTCTGGTGACTTGTTGCATGGCAGAAACATTATCATCATCTATCACAGCAAATTGAGTAAAGGATGCATCTCTATTTACAAACGACCGGCCAGAGAGCGGTCTATTCACAGGTTGCCGTCTGACAACGCGCAACTCCTTGTTGTTGGCAGCGGATGTAGGCCGCGTGCTTTCTGTAGGGTAGTTACTCACAGTGCCCGCTTTGTTATCACAGGAGTACACAGAAGCATCTAATTCTGTTACCGACTCATTTTTGGGGATCAGATTGTTGATCGACTCAGTATCACCAGCCGGGCTATCGACCGAAAGTCTCTGTTTCGAGCGGTCCTGAAGCAGAGATGGAGGGGCTGTTACTACACGTATTCTTCCGATTGTTGTGTCAGACTTCTTAACATTCTGATTATGAGACTGTGTCTTACTGCGATGGATCGCATCTGACTGGCTGCGAGCTGAGATCATGACTGCATCGCCATCTACGTCCGCGTTATCCGCATTTGGTTGTTGCTGCGAAGATGGAGGAGTTGAACCTGAAAAGAGTAATTATAAAGTAAGTAAGATAAAGTGATATGGTGTTCAAAAATCTAATTCTACAAAGGTAGGTTTGTAgtcctgaaaaataatttaattttgagcGCTTAGTGACCAAAAcaaaaagatttttaaaaacagcaaaCAAATTTGACTAACACGTTtttgagagtaaaaaaactcaaactctTTGCTTGCTTGTTTGAATGTTGTTGTACTTGTTTCAACAAGAGGGCAAAAAGTTTTGTTTCATGAATGTTGACTTTCAAAGTTTAATTAGTCGAACACTCAAGTATATTTTATAAAAGGGGTCAAATTGATTTTTGGGACAGCACACAAATATGATTGAAATGTCTGACATTTATTGATTGACTTCATGAAAACTGAACTTATTAGCTTTACCTGTACTTTTCATGAATgtatttctccaaaaaaaaaaaaaaaatcaaaaaattttaggaaacaaAGCAGTTTCTTCACAGATAGAAATTACTGCATACTCAAGGTATTTTGGGATCATTACAAATAGTTCTgcgttttctttcattttgtttaTAAGATAAAAATAGCCTTGTTACTGGTATGTCAGAGCACCattgtttattttgattcaaTGCAATGGGAAGAAAATGGAACAAACCTTGGTTTGGTTCAAGACCAGGCATTGACACTGCGCGTCTCTGTGAGGACTTTTTGGGAGAACCAGTCTGATTGATTGGGGCGCCGTCCTGTTGTTCAGCCGGCCACAGCCTGTCCATGATTTGCTTGTAGCCTTCCTCTGATTGTAAGTCAATTGGATTACGATGCATTTGCTTGTATTTCCGTTTGTTTTCTAAATCTAATTGCGCTTCAAGCTCCTTCTTATTATCAGGCTCGATATTTTCTTGGTCGTTATCCAGTGTCGTGGTTATCAGTTGGTTATTCTGTCCTGGTCCGACAGAAGTGGTTAGCGGCCTAGTTATAATGGCGGGAGAGGTGTTGTTGATGACTTGTGCTGTCGGGTTTTGAGTTTCATCAAGGTTATGTACGGTTATTGGCATCGTTCTCTCCCAATCATATTGATCACTTTCCTTGACTCCTCGCCTTTTCATGCATCTTTCAAACAGCCCTGCTAACATGTTGTAGTCTGGCTCGTCAGCATATCCTAGACTCTGCAGCAAaccatgacaaaaaaatgattattataAAACATAATAAATACAGATCACACAGTGAAAGATGTAAAAATTAGTgataatgtatgtatgtacaaaCTTATTGGATAGATTTAGCTTCCATAATTAAAACATTTCTAGAAGTAGAGcagatttctgaaaaaaattcaggtttacttgacaggaaaaaaaaccTAACATGAGTTTGAGGTTATGATTTGACAAAAGCACCCGACTaataaatttgtttcttttgcaAACAGAAATGTCCCTTGTCTgtgctgtttcagtatttctacCGACATTTATTTTTCCATGGGAAAGTCGTTGCACAAAttagtccgaaaatttcagagtctTTTCTCATAAGAGTAAAGAAGAATCACTAGAAATGTCTCCCAAATTCGTATGACAGTTCTCCTACATACAGATAAAATgtaagaaatactgaaacagcacAATTGAGTTACATTCTTTTGTACAGGAGACTatcaatttgacgtatttctgtcaaacggaactaagcgccatggaaaagcattgcgagtataggacggaacgagcctgacgcccgattccgccgccaatccaagcccctcgCTACCTTTCTCCTCCGATGGGCTTAGTTCCGTTccacagaaatacgtccaattgcagtTAGTTTGTAGTTCAATATTCTGAAAGGTTTTGAAGGGCTGTGAGGCCTCCTTAGATCAAATGATCCTGCAAAAACAATAGTAAAGATTCCTTTCAGCCATTAAAAAGGCATTTTTTAGCCAAAGAAATATGGAAAGGCCAACTTGTGTCAGTGTAAAAATCTTAAAGGTTGAAAATGTTGTTCATAGAACTGTAGCAGTTAAATAATAAATGGTAAGCAAAAAGAGTCAGCTgcttaaaaatgttgaaaaacaaggaatttttaaaatgcgaGGGTGAGATTGAGAGTCTAATTTTCGCGGGGGATTATGCTCAAGTTATCAACATACGGCCAACCTCCATCACAAAAAATCGAAACTCCTCCTGGTTGACAATGCACCTACAGCCTCacaacaaatggacgtatttatgctagacGGAAATATGCTACACGTAAACCCTATGCATGTTCCtttaagcataaatacgtccaaatgatttTCATGTAGGGAGCAATGACAACCACATCAAAAATTCTCGACACACCTTCCAAGGTGGGTCGTAAAATAGATGCATGCAAACCTCGGTCGCAAGTCATTAAATTACAGAGTTTAGTTTTGGATTTTTGGTGATTGTTTTTTTGTGCGGTCGGTTGGTAATTCTGTAAAATTCGGCTCAAAAATGAGTTGAATCCACtcactgcttgttttaagaATTGATTTCCATTTTTTAGCTGTTACTCTTTCATGTTGAAAATGTTTATAAGTCCTGGGAAAAAGTAATATAGATGAGTATAAAAAATACCTGAATGTGTTCTAAAAATTGCCGCAAGTCAGATGGTAAATGTTTCAGAAGGAGTCTATGAtcgtatttttctttcattaagCCTACTTGTTCCttgtctttgatttttctccatGGTAACTGACCGTTTACAAATTCGACCAACATATAGAATAACGACCAAAGATCATCATGCCGTCCCATTTCCTGCAAATTAAAACCAACAGtgttaaaaaagtaataaaatagaAATCTAAAAGAATTGATACCGCCTGGGAGCAATTTCAAGGATCTGATAGTGGAGTTAACAAGACCTTGTCATTCCGAGTAAGAGGCAGAGTGCCagtaatttctattttcaaaGAGCAGAAGGCATCATGTAGCACTTTCTAAACATAAAATTAGGGATACAAATTGAGTTTCTACTaaaactcttaatttttttttaacggtaGGACTGCTCCCAAagaagaatttgcacacaaaaattgtattgctttatctgagagtgcctaatgagctgagttcgcaggatttatcataattttttttttgacatgggaaattcgagaaaaatagatttaaaagtgagaaaatttgccgctttgtgacatcatctggcggcattttccatttaaacacaagtattttagcagatcacgttattttgtcatatcttctccaataattgtccaatttggAAACCAAGGATaacctcgtactcagttttcctagcagtaacattttaaacatgaaatccacaaaatttaagacaagtAAAAATTTTCTATCCTTACGAGATCGGTTTCATCTTTTGGGAAGATGCTCTAATTAATCGGTATTacaaggaaaattcaaaagttccttTAGCTTTTCAGAATAAGTAGTTTTGAAGAGGACCTTACCCTTACCTTGTTCTTATGAGCATTGATAGAAGCATAACGAACAGTCCCTCGAAAACCAGCTGCAGCACGAGGTGGTCTAACTTCTCCGGATGCAACTGTATATTGTCTGGCGAGGCCAAAATCTAGCATATAGACTTTTCTTGCATTTGAGCCTCTTAAACCGATTgaaaaattggactaaattgggggaaaaaacagaGGTAACAGTAAATTCACTATTAGTAAGTTTACAAAATGGgctagtttctttttttctaaattctttcCTTGTCTGATCAGGAATCTGGATATCATACTGGGTTCACCTCTGACGGTGGCGAGGACTGCAGAAACTAAAAAGTACTCCCCATCAGACTATAATGTCGTTTGTAAACGTTATTGCCTGTATGAACTATAAATTTAGTCTGGTCTAGGCACATGGATACTTTTTACAGATTGATAGTAGAGTTAAAGAAAAAAGGTATCTCTAACTCTTCCAGTTTAAGAGGATGTAAGATATTTGAagttattgcaaaattttctcaacttgaaatgaaaaaaaaaccacgatcGGATTTTCCTTTTGGCCCATGATATTCAGTTGCCAGGAAGAACTCTGAaactaaaaatatgaaattttcggGGCCTTCAATGATGTAAAACGAATGTTTTTAAACCTTGGAGTTGGGAACTTTTCTAAAGAGACAAAACTGGTGCATATCTTTTCCATgtaaaatgagataaaaaaattggaaaaagagaCGCTTGTTATCCTACTAAACTACTCTTTGGCAATAAAActagattttccttttttcccaaATAGGACTGTTTCCAAAGCAAGATACTTATTTGTGACCATGAAAGAGGGATAGAGAAGACAGACAGACTCTGTCAAAACCAATAAGACACTTACAGGTTTGATATCTCTGTGCAGGAAACCGACTTGATGAATACTCTGGATGGCTCTCAAAATTTGAACGCCCAGCCTCAAAGTTGTAGACAAAGAGAAAGCACCCTTCGGTTGAGCACGCCTAAGTTCTGCTAAGTTCTTCCCTTGCAACTGCATCACAACATAATTAAACCGATCGTTTCTACCACAGCCTATGAATCGACAAACATGTTCTTTGCCTggaattgaaagaaaagaaataaaatgaatagaAAAAAGATCACACAAaagaattcaagaaattttagtcaaataaTAATTTAAGATTTTATAGCCTATCCCTACTTAGTTATCAAAACTAATTAGTCTCGTTTTGTTTAGAACTGACAATAAAACTAAAAGATTATTGATAAGAAACCCTTTGATGTGACCCGAGAAAAGACAAAACTTTTGACATGGAGGTCAACTTTCAAAGTTAGCTGTTAGGTGTATAATTAGAAACGATACAGACTTTAACGTTATGGAGGTCAACTTTCAAAGTTAGCTGTCAAGTGTGTAATTAGAAACAATACAGACTTTCTAGGGTTTTGAGCAGTActtaaaaaagataaaaccTTAAGTTACCTACTCttgataaagaaaaatatttgattagaaaagaagggtttttttttctaaaaaaaaaaaaaaaaaacactcatcCTAGTTTTTATCAATGCAGAAAGACTTCATCTTTgaagttcaaatcaaatcttCACTGTTTTGCCAGCTCAcacactctctagtttccatgATTCAATTACTTAAAGTGATTCTGGGTGAGCTAGGAACAAAATCTGGTACAATGTTGCGCTGCCACAGGGTATGTGTCTTTGAAAAAACGTAATTATCGTACATCCAAACTAATTCAAGAGACTAACTAATAATGTGTGGCAGCATTATAATGAGTAGTAAGACATCATATTTGAGAggcttcattgaaaaatatgtatcagataCTACCGTTGCCGGTCATTGCTCATTGACTCAATATGTAAGAGAGAGATGGCTTCAATGATTAATGTCTGTTACGGGAGTTTTCAATAGATTTTCAATAAATCCTTACAAATTTGATGTTAAGCTACTCAGTATTGATGCTGCTAGGTACACATCGTGGATAattttcttgcatttacttGTGCATTGCCATAATTATTGCTTCAGTCTGtggagtgtagccaagtgctagaaataatgtaatattttttgaaaaaacttacattttgtTGATACATATAAAATTTGACCAAAGATTTTCTACATAAAATAAGCTGCCATCTCTGATGAGAACTGAGTACTATGCATGGATTTAAGTGTTTTGATTATTGAGAGTTTTATGATCCGTTAATTTGTTATCAATTCTTACCACAGTCTGAAATTAAGTTATGGCCTTTGTGATTTAtactttgtgaccctgacgatgaagcgcttgcttcgaaacgctttggtcaaattttatatgaatcaataaaatgtaagttttttaaaaaaatgttacattatttctagcattTGGCTACACTTCACATACCGGTATATTCAGTACTACTACCTTTTATACATTGTTtaatacaatgttcgctgaacttGAATAATTGCTTCTTTAGCCCATAAATGCCCATTGGGTCGTTATCGACCCATCAcagtttttaactttgaatGTTAGTgtaaatcagggaatttcatgtgttcaacacaagaAAATCCATGACTGGGATATAGGCaagcctattttatttttgttgtgccTCAACATGTCTTTACCCTGTCTACATAACGTCAAAATCaatgagtaaataaaaaatcaattaaaaaaatagttttgggcATATATGAGTTAGGACCGAAACCGTGTAGCAGCGCAACTTAGAGGCAGATCTCATTCCCTGAAACTTTGAGGATCACTTGGCCATCAAACATAAAATaacaactaaaaattgaaactttcatGCTAGATACATACCTTGCAATTTTTTGAGGACAGCAACTTCCATTTTGAGAACCTGCTTTGGTTGACGAGCAGATTCCACTTTCAGTGCTACCTGCTCCTTGGATACCAAATCTTGACCTTCGTAGATTTCTCCAAAACCCCCTCCGCCAATTTTTCGGACCTAAAACGACAAATAAGtattaacaaaaaaatactACAATGCATAAATTACTATTAAAATTGATTCATCTAGTAGAAGCCTGTAAAAGATTCAAAAGGTTGAAGcccatattaaaaaaaaatgaattgacgtatgcgaaaacgtccgttgtccaatacagggtttCTTTTGACCCACAACACTGATGAATAGGAtcgatctcttttgtaaacgttCAATTACACTTACaggattatttataaaatttttctacATTCCTAACTCTTGAACCATCTTATGTCGTTCGGTTACAACAAAATTGTCCACTCAAAATCTGAAACACTgtcttggacatcggacgttttcgcatacatCGATTTAAATATGCCAAGCTAGCTGGAATGATAGACATAATTTTGATGACTTTGTGCAATGCCTTTGAAGTGCATGGGTAATCAAGCTCATACTCGCAGGTAATGAGAACTACAAGCTTTTAAAGAGGAATGATATTGGTGTTAACAAGTAAAAATTTGGAAGGTTGAAAGTTTACTAACCGCTAAAAACAACAGAACTTCATCTGAAATACTTCAGTTACACGTGGTAGCATTCAAATTTGCTCCCATACATTTATGGTGTTGAGAAATTCTTGTTTAAATATTTCACTTCAAAATACAGCATTGCACAAAAAGCTGAGGATCTACAGGtcaaatttttctatttctgtAGAAAAGCTTCTCCAGTCAGTAAAACAATTTTGATTGAGTGAAAAGTTAT
The genomic region above belongs to Bemisia tabaci chromosome 8, PGI_BMITA_v3 and contains:
- the Asator gene encoding tau-tubulin kinase homolog Asator isoform X3, with product MTSEDLLQPGHVVKERWKVVRKIGGGGFGEIYEGQDLVSKEQVALKVESARQPKQVLKMEVAVLKKLQGKEHVCRFIGCGRNDRFNYVVMQLQGKNLAELRRAQPKGAFSLSTTLRLGVQILRAIQSIHQVGFLHRDIKPSNFSIGLRGSNARKVYMLDFGLARQYTVASGEVRPPRAAAGFRGTVRYASINAHKNKEMGRHDDLWSLFYMLVEFVNGQLPWRKIKDKEQVGLMKEKYDHRLLLKHLPSDLRQFLEHIQSLGYADEPDYNMLAGLFERCMKRRGVKESDQYDWERTMPITVHNLDETQNPTAQVINNTSPAIITRPLTTSVGPGQNNQLITTTLDNDQENIEPDNKKELEAQLDLENKRKYKQMHRNPIDLQSEEGYKQIMDRLWPAEQQDGAPINQTGSPKKSSQRRAVSMPGLEPNQGSTPPSSQQQPNADNADVDGDAVMISARSQSDAIHRSKTQSHNQNVKKSDTTIGRIRVVTAPPSLLQDRSKQRLSVDSPAGDTESINNLIPKNESVTELDASVYSCDNKAGTVSNYPTESTRPTSAANNKELRVVRRQPVNRPLSGRSFVNRDASFTQFAVIDDDNVSAMQQVTRGGGGLTLASQWKSQFDDSEETDNEWKGENLQSPEHMKYNISQVS
- the Asator gene encoding tau-tubulin kinase homolog Asator isoform X2; amino-acid sequence: MKWNIGHDGPTLYQNYENVGDETTDTDKNITMTSEDLLQPGHVVKERWKVVRKIGGGGFGEIYEGQDLVSKEQVALKVESARQPKQVLKMEVAVLKKLQGKEHVCRFIGCGRNDRFNYVVMQLQGKNLAELRRAQPKGAFSLSTTLRLGVQILRAIQSIHQVGFLHRDIKPSNFSIGLRGSNARKVYMLDFGLARQYTVASGEVRPPRAAAGFRGTVRYASINAHKNKEMGRHDDLWSLFYMLVEFVNGQLPWRKIKDKEQVGLMKEKYDHRLLLKHLPSDLRQFLEHIQSLGYADEPDYNMLAGLFERCMKRRGVKESDQYDWERTMPITVHNLDETQNPTAQVINNTSPAIITRPLTTSVGPGQNNQLITTTLDNDQENIEPDNKKELEAQLDLENKRKYKQMHRNPIDLQSEEGYKQIMDRLWPAEQQDGAPINQTGSPKKSSQRRAVSMPGLEPNQGSTPPSSQQQPNADNADVDGDAVMISARSQSDAIHRSKTQSHNQNVKKSDTTIGRIRVVTAPPSLLQDRSKQRLSVDSPAGDTESINNLIPKNESVTELDASVYSCDNKAGTVSNYPTESTRPTSAANNKELRVVRRQPVNRPLSGRSFVNRDASFTQFAVIDDDNVSAMQQVTRGGGGLTLASQWKSQFDDSEETDNEWKGENLQSPEHMKYNISQVS
- the Asator gene encoding tau-tubulin kinase homolog Asator isoform X1, which produces MSPLTRNIGHDGPTLYQNYENVGDETTDTDKNITMTSEDLLQPGHVVKERWKVVRKIGGGGFGEIYEGQDLVSKEQVALKVESARQPKQVLKMEVAVLKKLQGKEHVCRFIGCGRNDRFNYVVMQLQGKNLAELRRAQPKGAFSLSTTLRLGVQILRAIQSIHQVGFLHRDIKPSNFSIGLRGSNARKVYMLDFGLARQYTVASGEVRPPRAAAGFRGTVRYASINAHKNKEMGRHDDLWSLFYMLVEFVNGQLPWRKIKDKEQVGLMKEKYDHRLLLKHLPSDLRQFLEHIQSLGYADEPDYNMLAGLFERCMKRRGVKESDQYDWERTMPITVHNLDETQNPTAQVINNTSPAIITRPLTTSVGPGQNNQLITTTLDNDQENIEPDNKKELEAQLDLENKRKYKQMHRNPIDLQSEEGYKQIMDRLWPAEQQDGAPINQTGSPKKSSQRRAVSMPGLEPNQGSTPPSSQQQPNADNADVDGDAVMISARSQSDAIHRSKTQSHNQNVKKSDTTIGRIRVVTAPPSLLQDRSKQRLSVDSPAGDTESINNLIPKNESVTELDASVYSCDNKAGTVSNYPTESTRPTSAANNKELRVVRRQPVNRPLSGRSFVNRDASFTQFAVIDDDNVSAMQQVTRGGGGLTLASQWKSQFDDSEETDNEWKGENLQSPEHMKYNISQVS